CGGCGAACTCATGCGTCCGCCGGGCCAGGTTGTGCTGCGCTGCGGTGGGGGTGAGGTCGAAGGCCACAGCGAGTGGGGTACCCACTGAGCCGGTTGCCGAACTTTCGGCTTGACCTCAGTCGGAGGACTGCCCGGCCGCCGCGATCCGCTGCCGTGCTTCGGCCGGAGAGATCCGAAGCCGTCGGGCCAGTACAGCGGCCGGATCGAACCGGGGCGGCGCTGCGGTCTCGGTGGCCACCATCCGCCCGAGCAACCGTTGTTGGGCGGTGGCCAACCGTTTCTCCCCGGCGTCGAGCCGGCACAAGACCTCGTGAAGCTCGGCCCGGGTGAGGGCGTGTACCGACAGTGCGTCGATTTCCTTGCAGGCGGCGTTGAGGTGATCGAGTGCCTCACCGACAATCGTCCGCTCGATATCTCTTTCGGAGACCATTATCGAACTCATGTTCGGAACCGTACGCCGACCCACTGACAAGTGCCGGGGTGTGGCGCGGAGCCCAGGTGCCGGCGGCCCAAAACAATCGGCCGCACATATCGTGCGACCGATTGCGGATGCCGACTATTCGCCGAACCTGTTAATTGGGTTTGGCGGCTGTAACGGATATGGATCTTCTTTTATTCCCCACTCAGCAGGCGACGTCGACATATGCCGTCTTGGAAATGACGGTCGTATTGATCGAACTGCCACCCCGGGAGTCATTGGTGGCGATGGTCTGGCCCTGGCGTACGCCGAGTACGGTGCAGTTGGCCAGGGGAGCGGCGCCGGTGCGGTTGACGATGACGTGGTAACCGCTGGTCTGAAGGCTTTTAACGGTCTGTTCGGCCGATTGTCCGGTCGGAGCGGCAGCGGCGACGCCTCCGAGTAACGTTCCGGCGGCGAGTGCGCCGGCGGCTAATGTGGCGATGGCATATGACTTCATTTCCCAACCCTCCGTTGCAGGCCGCACCGGGAGTCCCGCAACTTCCGGTTGCTACCTACTACGTTTAATTGGGAATCCAGTTCGAAAATTCCGGAATTCTCAGCTGGGAATGATGAATTTCTCAGTAATGGCGGTTCAACTCTCCTCGACGGTGATGCGGAGGCGCGGTCTGAGCTCGGACTCCGATCTGTCCAGCTGTCGGCAAACTGCGTTCAGTCCTACATCGACGGTCGCAACCTGTGCCATCGTTGAAAGATGAGTCCTGACGAGTACAGCATCGACGACGAAGACCAGTTGACTCAGGAAGACACCCTGATCGACCGGGGTGTCGACGACCTGCTCGACGAGGGCTACTCGCCGCCGGACCGCTGGCGCGAGCCGCGCGACAACGAGACCCTCGATGAGCAACTGGCCGAGGAAGAGCCTGATCCCGCGATGCAGCTCGATGACTCTGAAGTTCCCGATGAGCAGGCCGGTGACGACGAGGTCGGCGATCGGCGTTCGGGCCGGCTGGTCGCCCCCGATGCCGGCTTCGGTGAGGACGACGAAGCAGAGCTGCTCGGCACCGACGTCGGCATCAACGGTGGTGCGGCCTCCGCGGAAGAGGCCGCGGTCCACATCATCGAGGAGTAGAGCTCCGGCGCTGCAGCGCCACAGACACGGTGAACACCAGCACCCCGCCGACTGCCAGCAGAGCGCCGGCGGCCGCCGGTGCGGTGTAGCCGAGGCCGGCTGCGATCACCAGGCCGCCCACCCAGGCGCCGGTGGCATTACCGATGTTGAGCGCGGAGTGGTTGAGAGCGGCGGCCAGTGTCTGGGCATCGTGGGCGACGTCCATCAACCGCGTCTGCAGCGCGGGACCGACTGCCGAGCCGGCCACACCGACGCCGAACAGCAGCGGCAGCGCGGTCCACGGGCTGTGTGATCCCAGCGAGAACGCTGCGAGCAGCACCGCCAGGGAGCCCAAGGACAGGTACAGCGCCCGGACCACCGAGGAGTCGGCCAGCCGGCCACCGATCAGGTTGCCGGCAACCATGCCGAGGCCGAAAACCATCAGCGCAACCGGCACCATCGACCGGGACAGGCCGGTCACATCGGTCATCGTGGTGCTGATGTAGGTGTACACCGCGAACATGCCGCCGAAGCCGATCATCCCGACCAACACCGCGAGCCACACCTGAGGACGGCGCAGCGCACCGAGTTCGGTCAGCGGGCTGCTGACCTGCATGGTCCGCAGGTGTTCGGGCAGCCACCGCCACTGGGCGGCCAACGTGATCAGGCCGACGCCCACCACCAGGCCGAACGCGCTACGCCAACCGAGTGCCTGGCCGAGCCAGGAGGCCAGCGGGACGCCCAGGACGGTCGCGATGGTCAGTCCGCACAGCACGTAAGCCACCGCCTTGGCCCGGTTCTGAGGACCCATCAA
The window above is part of the Mycolicibacterium fortuitum subsp. fortuitum genome. Proteins encoded here:
- a CDS encoding MFS transporter, with the protein product MTTSLERARSVVAPDPTVRTLAVLALALGGFGIGTTEFVAMGLLPDIATGFRISEPTAGHVISAYALGVVVGAPVIAALTARWPRKALLLSLMAVFTVGNLASMLAPSYPTLVIARFVAGLPHGAFFGIAALAAAHLMGPQNRAKAVAYVLCGLTIATVLGVPLASWLGQALGWRSAFGLVVGVGLITLAAQWRWLPEHLRTMQVSSPLTELGALRRPQVWLAVLVGMIGFGGMFAVYTYISTTMTDVTGLSRSMVPVALMVFGLGMVAGNLIGGRLADSSVVRALYLSLGSLAVLLAAFSLGSHSPWTALPLLFGVGVAGSAVGPALQTRLMDVAHDAQTLAAALNHSALNIGNATGAWVGGLVIAAGLGYTAPAAAGALLAVGGVLVFTVSVALQRRSSTPR
- a CDS encoding DUF5709 domain-containing protein, coding for MSPDEYSIDDEDQLTQEDTLIDRGVDDLLDEGYSPPDRWREPRDNETLDEQLAEEEPDPAMQLDDSEVPDEQAGDDEVGDRRSGRLVAPDAGFGEDDEAELLGTDVGINGGAASAEEAAVHIIEE